One window of Burkholderia vietnamiensis LMG 10929 genomic DNA carries:
- the typA gene encoding translational GTPase TypA — protein MTRALRNIAIIAHVDHGKTTLVDQLLRQSGTFRENQQIAERVMDSNDIEKERGITILAKNCAVEYEGTHINIVDTPGHADFGGEVERVLSMVDSVLLLVDAVEGPMPQTRFVTKKALALGLKPIVVINKIDRPGARIDWVINQTFDLFDKLGATEEQLDFPIVYASGLNGYASLDPATREGDMRPLFEAILAHVPVRPADPEAPLQLQITSLDYSTYVGRIGVGRITRGRIKPGQPVVMRFGPEGEVLNRKINQVLSFKGLERVQVESAEAGDIVLINGIEDVGIGATICAVDTPEALPMITVDEPTLTMNFLVNSSPLAGREGKFVTSRQIRDRLMKELNHNVALRVKDTGDETVFEVSGRGELHLTILVENMRREGYELAVSRPRVVMQEIDGVKHEPYELLTVDVEDEHQGGVMEELGRRKGEMLDMASDGRGRTRLEYRISARGLIGFQSEFLTLTRGTGLMSHIFDSYAPVKEGSVFERRNGVLISQDDGAAVAYALWKLQDRGRMFVKPGDALYEGMIIGIHSRDNDLVVNPIKGKQLTNVRASGTDEAVRLVPPVQMSLEYAVEFIDDDELVEVTPQSIRLRKRFLKEHERRRASREGAVD, from the coding sequence ATGACCCGCGCCCTTCGCAACATCGCCATCATCGCTCACGTCGACCACGGCAAGACTACGCTCGTCGACCAACTGCTTCGCCAGTCCGGCACCTTCCGCGAGAACCAGCAGATTGCCGAGCGGGTGATGGACTCGAACGACATCGAAAAAGAGCGCGGGATCACCATCCTCGCGAAGAACTGCGCGGTCGAATACGAAGGCACGCACATCAACATCGTCGACACGCCCGGGCACGCGGACTTCGGCGGCGAGGTGGAGCGCGTGCTGTCGATGGTCGACTCGGTGCTGCTGCTGGTCGACGCGGTCGAAGGCCCGATGCCGCAGACGCGCTTCGTCACGAAGAAGGCGCTCGCGCTCGGCCTGAAGCCGATCGTCGTGATCAACAAGATCGATCGTCCGGGCGCGCGGATCGACTGGGTGATCAACCAGACCTTCGACCTGTTCGACAAGCTCGGTGCCACCGAAGAGCAGCTGGACTTCCCGATCGTCTACGCATCGGGCCTGAACGGCTACGCGTCGCTCGATCCGGCGACCCGCGAAGGCGACATGCGCCCGCTGTTCGAGGCGATCCTCGCGCACGTGCCGGTTCGCCCGGCCGATCCGGAAGCGCCGCTGCAGCTGCAGATCACGTCGCTCGACTATTCGACGTACGTCGGCCGCATCGGCGTGGGCCGCATCACGCGTGGTCGCATCAAGCCGGGTCAGCCGGTCGTGATGCGCTTCGGTCCGGAAGGCGAGGTGCTGAACCGCAAGATCAACCAGGTGTTGTCGTTCAAGGGGCTCGAGCGCGTGCAGGTCGAGTCGGCCGAAGCCGGCGACATCGTGCTGATCAACGGCATTGAAGACGTCGGCATCGGCGCGACGATCTGCGCGGTCGACACGCCCGAAGCGCTGCCGATGATCACCGTCGACGAACCGACGCTGACGATGAACTTCCTCGTCAACTCGTCGCCGCTGGCAGGCCGCGAAGGCAAGTTCGTGACGAGCCGCCAGATCCGCGACCGCCTGATGAAGGAACTGAACCACAACGTCGCGCTGCGCGTGAAGGACACCGGCGACGAAACCGTGTTCGAAGTGTCGGGCCGCGGCGAGCTGCACCTGACGATCCTCGTCGAGAACATGCGCCGCGAAGGCTATGAGCTCGCGGTGTCGCGTCCGCGCGTCGTGATGCAGGAAATCGACGGCGTGAAGCACGAGCCGTACGAGCTGCTGACGGTCGACGTCGAAGACGAGCACCAGGGCGGCGTGATGGAAGAGCTCGGCCGCCGCAAGGGCGAGATGCTCGACATGGCGTCGGACGGCCGCGGCCGTACGCGTCTGGAATACCGCATCTCGGCGCGCGGCCTGATCGGCTTCCAGAGCGAATTCCTGACGCTCACGCGCGGCACGGGCCTGATGAGCCACATCTTCGACTCGTACGCACCGGTCAAGGAAGGCTCGGTGTTCGAGCGTCGCAACGGCGTGCTGATCTCGCAGGACGACGGCGCCGCGGTGGCGTACGCGCTGTGGAAGCTGCAGGATCGCGGCCGCATGTTCGTGAAGCCGGGCGACGCGCTGTATGAGGGCATGATCATCGGCATTCACAGCCGCGACAACGACCTGGTCGTGAACCCGATCAAGGGCAAGCAACTGACCAACGTGCGTGCGTCGGGCACCGACGAAGCCGTGCGCCTCGTGCCGCCGGTCCAGATGTCGCTCGAATATGCGGTCGAATTCATCGACGACGACGAGCTCGTCGAAGTCACGCCGCAATCGATCCGTCTGCGCAAGCGCTTCCTGAAGGAACACGAGCGTCGTCGCGCAAGCCGTGAAGGCGCGGTCGACTGA
- a CDS encoding MarR family winged helix-turn-helix transcriptional regulator — protein MSDSPSQSPVSPLSSYQINDSVGYLMSRVKSVMTNLVTQRTQEELGITGTQASMLFMIAVGKCSTAAELAREYGIDASAVTRLLDRVEKRGLLSRVRSIEDRRVVRLELTDEGRALAERLPPVFRSVLDELLEGFTPEEVGFLKSMLRRILSNYCENAGNSIT, from the coding sequence ATGTCCGATTCTCCTTCTCAATCGCCCGTTTCGCCGCTGTCCTCGTACCAGATCAACGACAGCGTCGGTTATCTGATGTCGCGCGTGAAGTCCGTGATGACCAACCTCGTCACGCAGCGCACGCAGGAAGAGCTCGGCATCACCGGCACGCAGGCGAGCATGCTGTTCATGATCGCGGTCGGCAAATGTTCGACGGCCGCGGAGCTGGCGCGCGAGTATGGGATCGACGCCAGCGCGGTCACGCGCCTGCTCGATCGCGTCGAGAAGCGCGGGCTGCTGTCCCGCGTGCGCAGCATCGAGGACCGCCGCGTCGTGCGCCTCGAGTTGACGGACGAAGGGCGTGCGCTCGCCGAGCGGTTGCCGCCCGTGTTCCGCAGCGTGCTCGACGAGCTGCTCGAGGGCTTCACGCCGGAAGAAGTCGGATTTCTGAAGAGCATGCTGCGCCGCATTCTCAGCAATTATTGCGAGAACGCGGGCAATAGCATCACGTAA
- a CDS encoding efflux transporter outer membrane subunit, with product MKSSTLSVRAGSCRTAVAAAVAALALAGCANYIGIKSDKQIAPASQFESAQSLPAQGGQWPTLDWASQFGDPQLPKLIDEALQGNPSIAQAQARIAKASSYIESSRSNLMPKAEASYSWTRELYSSNALFPPPYGGQWYSENNVLASASWDLDLWGKNRERLHTAVSQEKAAEADMQQARITLASSVARTYNSLAQLYALRDIAQREITNRQTVGKITDGRVSAGLDTNVERQTARGNIATTQASLSDLDGQITTVRYQLAALLGKGPDRGLQIAAPVMNPSGAVALPGNLPADLVARRPDIVAARWQVEAAMHDVKEAKAEFFPDVNLAAGFGFDAFGWGKFLNFASRQAQFGPAIHLPIFDAGALRAQLKGRYADFDLSVANYNQTLIGALNDVATQVASIRAVDRQMDDAQRALDASTRAYDLAVIRYKAGLSPQLQVLTADSNRLASEQTVTNLKMRRRDMQLALIKALGGGFDATGTRLAAPDAEQQKTQTKQAAN from the coding sequence ATGAAATCCTCCACGTTGTCCGTGCGCGCCGGGTCGTGCCGCACCGCCGTCGCCGCCGCAGTTGCCGCGCTGGCGCTGGCGGGCTGCGCAAACTATATCGGCATCAAGAGCGACAAGCAGATCGCGCCCGCGTCGCAATTCGAATCGGCGCAAAGCCTGCCAGCCCAGGGCGGCCAGTGGCCGACGCTCGACTGGGCCAGCCAGTTCGGCGATCCGCAGCTGCCGAAGCTGATCGACGAGGCGCTCCAGGGCAATCCATCGATCGCGCAGGCGCAGGCGCGGATCGCGAAGGCGTCGTCGTATATCGAATCGTCGCGCTCGAACCTGATGCCGAAGGCCGAAGCGAGCTACTCGTGGACGCGCGAGCTCTATTCTTCCAATGCGCTGTTCCCGCCCCCGTACGGCGGCCAGTGGTACAGCGAGAACAATGTGCTCGCGAGCGCATCGTGGGATCTCGACCTGTGGGGCAAGAACCGCGAGCGGCTGCACACCGCCGTGTCGCAGGAAAAGGCCGCCGAAGCGGACATGCAGCAGGCGCGCATCACGCTCGCGTCGTCGGTCGCGCGCACCTATAACTCGCTGGCGCAACTGTATGCGCTGCGCGACATCGCGCAGCGCGAGATCACCAACCGTCAGACGGTCGGCAAGATCACCGACGGTCGCGTGTCGGCCGGCCTCGACACGAATGTCGAGCGTCAGACCGCCCGCGGCAACATCGCGACGACGCAGGCGTCGCTGTCCGACCTCGACGGCCAGATCACGACCGTGCGCTACCAGCTCGCCGCGCTGCTCGGCAAGGGGCCGGACCGCGGGCTGCAGATCGCCGCGCCGGTGATGAACCCGTCCGGCGCGGTCGCCCTGCCCGGCAACCTGCCGGCCGACCTCGTGGCGCGCCGCCCCGACATCGTCGCCGCGCGCTGGCAGGTGGAAGCCGCGATGCACGACGTGAAGGAGGCGAAGGCCGAGTTCTTCCCCGACGTGAACCTCGCGGCCGGCTTCGGCTTCGACGCGTTCGGCTGGGGCAAATTCCTGAACTTCGCGAGCCGCCAGGCGCAGTTCGGCCCGGCCATCCACCTGCCGATCTTCGATGCCGGCGCATTGCGTGCGCAGCTCAAGGGCCGCTATGCGGACTTCGACCTGTCGGTCGCGAACTACAACCAGACGCTGATCGGCGCGCTGAACGACGTGGCGACGCAGGTCGCGTCGATCCGCGCGGTCGACCGCCAGATGGACGACGCGCAGCGTGCGCTCGACGCATCGACGCGCGCCTACGACCTGGCCGTGATCCGCTACAAGGCCGGCCTGTCGCCGCAGCTGCAGGTGCTCACCGCCGACAGCAACCGCCTCGCATCGGAACAGACGGTCACGAACCTGAAGATGCGCCGGCGCGACATGCAGCTCGCGCTGATCAAGGCGCTCGGCGGCGGCTTCGACGCAACCGGCACGCGGCTCGCGGCGCCCGACGCAGAACAACAGAAAACGCAAACAAAGCAGGCCGCCAACTGA
- a CDS encoding HlyD family secretion protein, with the protein MSDPQQNAAGAQPQNNGKRKRMMMLLIAVIVIAAIAYGLYYFLVARFHEETDDAYVNGNVVQITPQVTGTVIAVKADDTQTIKAGDPLVVLDPADSQIALQQAEANLAQTVRQVRGLFVNDDQYRAQVALRQSDLSKAQDDLRRRLAVAQTGAVSQEEISHARDAVRAAQASVDAAQQELASNRALTANTTIASHPNVMAAAAKVRDAYLANARNVLPAPVTGYVAKRSVQVGQRVSPGTPLMSVVPLNAVWVDANFKEVQLRHMRIGQPVELTADIYGSSAVYHGKVVGFSAGTGSAFSLLPAQNATGNWIKVVQRLPVRIEIDPKDLDKHPLRIGLSMQVDVDIKDERGDQLANAHNTVYETDVFVKYGDEADAEIARIIAANAGGNAPASAAAAAKTGTAAKMM; encoded by the coding sequence ATGAGCGACCCTCAACAAAACGCGGCCGGCGCCCAGCCGCAGAACAACGGCAAGCGCAAACGGATGATGATGCTGCTGATCGCGGTGATCGTGATCGCGGCCATCGCGTACGGTCTGTACTACTTCCTCGTCGCGCGTTTCCATGAGGAAACCGACGACGCATACGTGAACGGCAACGTCGTGCAGATCACGCCGCAGGTCACCGGGACGGTGATCGCCGTGAAGGCCGACGACACGCAGACGATCAAGGCCGGCGACCCGCTCGTCGTGCTCGATCCGGCCGATTCGCAGATCGCGCTTCAGCAGGCCGAGGCCAATCTCGCGCAGACGGTGCGTCAGGTGCGCGGCCTGTTCGTCAACGACGATCAGTACCGTGCGCAAGTCGCGCTGCGCCAGTCCGACCTGTCGAAGGCGCAGGACGACCTGCGCCGCCGGCTGGCCGTCGCGCAGACGGGCGCCGTGTCGCAGGAAGAAATCTCGCATGCGCGCGACGCGGTACGCGCCGCGCAGGCATCGGTCGACGCCGCGCAGCAGGAACTCGCGTCGAACCGCGCGCTGACCGCCAACACGACGATCGCGTCGCATCCGAACGTGATGGCCGCGGCCGCGAAGGTTCGCGACGCCTACCTCGCCAACGCGCGCAACGTGCTGCCCGCGCCGGTCACCGGCTATGTCGCGAAGCGCTCGGTGCAGGTCGGCCAGCGCGTGTCGCCGGGCACGCCGCTGATGTCGGTCGTGCCGCTGAACGCGGTGTGGGTCGATGCCAACTTCAAGGAAGTGCAGCTCAGGCACATGCGCATCGGCCAGCCGGTCGAGCTGACGGCCGACATCTACGGCTCGTCGGCGGTCTATCACGGCAAGGTCGTCGGCTTCTCGGCCGGCACGGGCTCGGCGTTCTCGCTGCTGCCGGCGCAGAACGCGACCGGCAACTGGATCAAGGTCGTGCAACGCCTGCCGGTGCGTATCGAGATCGATCCGAAGGACCTCGACAAGCATCCGCTGCGCATCGGGCTGTCGATGCAGGTCGACGTCGACATCAAGGACGAGCGCGGCGATCAGCTCGCCAACGCACACAACACCGTCTACGAGACCGACGTATTCGTGAAGTACGGCGACGAAGCCGACGCGGAAATCGCCCGCATCATCGCCGCGAACGCCGGCGGCAACGCGCCGGCATCGGCCGCGGCTGCGGCGAAGACGGGCACCGCCGCGAAGATGATGTAA
- a CDS encoding DHA2 family efflux MFS transporter permease subunit: MAQAPVSYPPLQGGQLVLGTIAVSLAVFMNVLDTSIANVAIPTISGDLGVSSDQGTWVITSFAVANAISVPLTGWLTDRFGQVRLFLASIILFVISSWMCGLAPTLPFLLASRVLQGAVAGPMIPLSQALLLSSYPRAKAPMALALWSMTTLIAPVAGPILGGWISDNYSWPWIFYVNIPVGIAAALATWSIYRTRESTVRRAPIDGVGLALLVLWVGSLQIMLDKGKDLDWFASTTIVALALIAVVSFAFFVIWELTAEHPVVDLSLFRIRNFTGGTIALAVGYGLYFGNLVLLPLWLQTQIGYTATDAGLVMAPVGLFAILLSPLTGKFLPRTDPRYIATAAFLTFALCFWMRSRYTTDVDEWSLTLPTLVQGIAMAGFFIPLVSITLSGLPGHRIPAASGLSNFVRIMCGGIGTSIFQTAWDHRNNFHHAQLVEQTNVYNPTFNQAVTQMGKLGLTPDQAHGLINNMATQQAAQLGVNDLFYISAAIFVLLIGLIWITKPERAGGGDAGAAASAAH, from the coding sequence ATGGCACAGGCTCCAGTCTCCTACCCGCCGCTGCAGGGCGGGCAACTCGTGCTCGGAACGATCGCGGTGTCGCTCGCCGTGTTCATGAACGTGCTCGACACGTCGATCGCGAACGTCGCGATCCCGACCATCTCGGGCGACCTCGGCGTGTCGTCCGACCAGGGCACGTGGGTCATCACGTCGTTCGCGGTCGCGAACGCGATCTCCGTGCCGCTGACGGGCTGGTTGACCGACCGCTTCGGACAGGTGCGCCTGTTCCTCGCGTCGATCATCCTGTTCGTCATTTCGTCGTGGATGTGCGGGCTCGCGCCGACCCTGCCGTTCCTGCTCGCGTCACGCGTGCTGCAGGGCGCGGTCGCCGGGCCGATGATTCCGCTGTCGCAAGCGCTGTTGCTGTCGAGCTACCCGCGGGCGAAAGCGCCGATGGCGCTCGCGCTCTGGTCGATGACGACGCTGATCGCGCCGGTCGCGGGGCCGATTCTCGGCGGCTGGATCTCGGACAACTACTCGTGGCCGTGGATCTTCTACGTGAACATCCCGGTCGGCATCGCCGCTGCGCTCGCCACGTGGTCGATCTATCGCACGCGCGAATCGACGGTGCGCCGCGCGCCGATCGACGGCGTCGGCCTCGCGCTGCTGGTGCTGTGGGTCGGCTCGCTGCAGATCATGCTCGACAAGGGCAAGGATCTCGACTGGTTCGCGTCGACGACGATCGTCGCGCTCGCACTGATCGCCGTCGTCTCGTTCGCGTTCTTCGTGATCTGGGAGCTGACCGCCGAACATCCGGTCGTCGACCTGTCGCTGTTCCGCATCCGCAATTTCACGGGCGGCACGATCGCGCTCGCCGTCGGCTACGGTCTCTACTTCGGCAACCTCGTGCTGTTGCCGCTGTGGCTGCAGACGCAGATCGGCTACACCGCCACCGATGCGGGCCTCGTGATGGCGCCCGTCGGCTTGTTCGCGATCCTGTTGTCGCCGCTGACCGGCAAGTTCCTGCCGCGCACCGATCCGCGCTATATCGCAACAGCCGCGTTCCTGACGTTCGCGCTGTGCTTCTGGATGCGCTCGCGCTACACGACCGACGTCGACGAGTGGTCGCTGACGCTGCCGACGCTCGTGCAGGGCATCGCGATGGCCGGCTTCTTCATCCCGCTGGTGTCGATCACGCTGTCCGGCCTGCCCGGCCACCGCATTCCCGCGGCATCGGGCCTGTCGAACTTCGTGCGGATCATGTGCGGCGGCATCGGCACGTCGATCTTCCAGACCGCGTGGGATCACCGCAACAACTTCCACCACGCGCAACTGGTCGAGCAGACCAACGTGTACAACCCGACGTTCAATCAGGCCGTCACGCAGATGGGCAAGCTCGGGCTGACGCCGGACCAGGCGCACGGCCTCATCAACAACATGGCCACGCAGCAGGCGGCCCAGCTCGGCGTGAACGATCTGTTCTACATCTCGGCGGCGATCTTCGTGCTGCTGATCGGACTGATCTGGATCACCAAGCCCGAACGCGCGGGCGGCGGCGATGCGGGTGCGGCGGCGTCGGCGGCGCACTGA
- the truB gene encoding tRNA pseudouridine(55) synthase TruB, whose product MTTAAPQRPRVPRRALDGVLLLDKPVGLSSNDALIRAKRLLLAKKAGHTGTLDPLASGLLPLCFGEATKFSQDLLEADKTYEATMRLGVRTTTGDAEGDVLETRAVACDRAAVAAALARFTGDIVQVPPMYSALKRDGKPLYEYARAGQTVEREGRNVTIHALDLLDCALPDVTFRVTCSKGTYVRTLAEDIGEALGCGAHLTMLRRTGVGALTLEHAVTLDALSDAAEAARDAWLQPVDALLSTFPLVRLDDASAKRFLHGQRLPLSALDPIDAAEGARVRVYDAQRLLGVARKASGVLAPERLVVTAA is encoded by the coding sequence ATGACGACTGCAGCTCCCCAACGTCCGCGCGTGCCGCGGCGCGCGCTCGACGGCGTGCTTCTGCTCGACAAGCCGGTCGGCCTGTCGAGCAACGACGCACTGATACGCGCGAAGCGCCTGTTGCTCGCGAAGAAGGCCGGTCATACCGGCACGCTGGATCCGCTCGCCTCGGGGCTGTTGCCGCTGTGCTTCGGTGAGGCGACGAAGTTTTCGCAGGACCTGCTGGAAGCGGACAAGACCTACGAAGCGACGATGCGTCTCGGCGTGCGCACGACCACCGGCGACGCGGAAGGCGACGTGCTCGAGACGCGCGCGGTCGCATGCGATCGCGCGGCAGTGGCGGCGGCGCTCGCGCGCTTCACCGGCGACATCGTGCAGGTGCCGCCGATGTACTCGGCGCTCAAGCGCGACGGCAAGCCGCTGTATGAATATGCGCGGGCCGGACAGACCGTCGAGCGCGAAGGCCGCAACGTGACGATCCATGCGCTCGACCTGCTCGATTGCGCGCTGCCGGACGTGACGTTCCGCGTGACCTGCAGCAAGGGCACCTACGTGCGTACGCTCGCCGAGGACATCGGCGAAGCGCTCGGTTGCGGCGCGCATCTGACGATGCTGCGCCGTACCGGGGTCGGCGCGTTGACGCTCGAGCACGCGGTGACGCTCGACGCACTGTCGGACGCTGCCGAAGCGGCGCGCGACGCGTGGCTTCAGCCGGTCGACGCGCTGCTGTCGACGTTCCCGCTGGTGCGTCTCGACGACGCCAGCGCGAAGCGGTTCCTGCACGGGCAGCGCCTGCCGCTGTCGGCGCTCGATCCGATCGATGCGGCCGAAGGCGCGCGCGTGCGCGTGTACGACGCGCAGCGGCTGCTGGGCGTCGCACGCAAGGCGAGCGGCGTGCTCGCACCCGAGCGTCTCGTCGTGACGGCCGCCTGA
- the rbfA gene encoding 30S ribosome-binding factor RbfA, which produces MSRKRTSPNRNVQIADQIQRDLSELIMREVKDPRIGIVTIQSVELTPDYAHAKVYFTALTGDPEKTQEALNHASGHLHNLLFKRLHIHTVPTLHFHYDQTIEKAVEMSRLIKEANSTRAKDDDEAGAPAQDD; this is translated from the coding sequence ATGTCCAGGAAACGTACTTCCCCCAATCGCAACGTACAGATCGCCGACCAGATTCAGCGCGATCTGTCCGAGCTCATCATGCGCGAGGTCAAGGATCCGCGCATCGGCATCGTGACCATCCAGAGCGTGGAGCTCACGCCGGACTACGCGCACGCGAAGGTCTACTTCACGGCGCTCACCGGCGATCCCGAGAAGACGCAGGAAGCGCTGAACCACGCGTCGGGCCATCTGCACAACCTGTTGTTCAAGCGCCTGCACATTCACACGGTGCCGACGCTGCATTTCCATTACGACCAGACGATCGAGAAGGCCGTCGAGATGTCGCGGCTGATCAAGGAAGCCAACTCGACGCGCGCGAAGGACGACGACGAAGCCGGCGCGCCCGCGCAGGACGATTGA